Proteins encoded in a region of the Zea mays cultivar B73 chromosome 4, Zm-B73-REFERENCE-NAM-5.0, whole genome shotgun sequence genome:
- the LOC100274188 gene encoding uncharacterized protein isoform X2, producing the protein MDSGGGGGSGAHKAASGSAPSPAPNPTAMLSALMSKRAKLQEELRSIERQVYDMETTYLQETNQFGSVLKGFESFLSSSKNTSKLTRGYSPCHPLLLQRLMNIWLDEMMEESMEQVVLRVEAPLRTGKANRRREGALAGETARDYGRRMTQTWTTKMTTNSSIM; encoded by the exons ATGGATTCGGGAGGCGGAGGAGGGAGCGGCGCGCACAAGGCggcctcgggctccgcgccctcgCCGGCGCCTAACCCCACGGCGATGCTTTCGGCGCTCATGAGCAAGCGCGCCAAGCTCCAGGAGGAGCTCCGCTCCATCGAGCGCCAG GTTTATGATATGGAGACCACCTACCTACAGGAGACTAATCAATTTGGAAGTGTGCTGAAGGGTTTCGAATCTTTTTTGTCATCCTCAAAAAACACCTCTAA GCTGACGAGAGGTTATTCTCCCTGTCATCCGTTACTTCTCCAGCG GTTGATGAACATTTGGCTGGACGAGATG ATGGAAGAGAGTATGGAGCAGGTCGTTCTAAGGGTGGAAGCACCCCTGCGAACGGGCA AGGCAAACCGAAGAAGGGAGGGCGCCCTGGCGGGCGAGACGGCAAGAGACTACGGCCGTCGAATGACCCAGACCTGGACGACGAAGATGACTACTAACTCCTCCATCATGTAG
- the LOC100281453 gene encoding zinc finger homeodomain protein 1 encodes MEYKRSSHVEDEDEDELEEEEEEDEEEEEDEDEEARSHRYTTAAAAPLGTPQQQEVQAQALGLGSHASLMDSAAFSRPLLPPNSSLVTQPPLPPPGFLPAHRQPPQLHPRKAERERERDRAAGAQQPQLRRHQEPVRNNNGVLGGGGGAAPPSAASSTFGLASVRPVVEAPQWRYRECLRNHAARLGAHVLDGCCEFMPSGSDGAAALACAACGCHRSFHRREAIPGGVAAAAAVVSPSAVPVVTPTARASANSSRVMPLLMAPPHMHTRPPHVPASPASAPAALTESSSEELRGHAPAHPAAPPPPPPHAQVVALAGSASAPPAPSKKRFRTKFTAEQKDRMREFAHRVGWRIHKPDADAVDVFCAQVGVSRRVLKVWMHNNKHLAKVPPSPPSSQAQAQAQPPPPPQQHRHHNHHPPPPPPHHIHHHHHPPPPPQQEQQHDMHE; translated from the coding sequence ATGGAGTACAAGAGATCATCGCATGTGGAGGATGAAGACGAGGATGagctggaggaggaggaggaagaagacgaggaagaggaggaggacgaggatgaggaggccagaagccatcgctacaccacggcggcggcggcacccTTAGGCACTCCACAGCAGCAGGAGGTGCAAGCCCAAGCTCTTGGGCTCGGCTCGCACGCCTCCCTGATGGACTCCGCCGCCTTCTCGAGGCCGCTCTTGCCTCCCAACTCATCTCTGGTGACGCAGCCACCGCTGCCTCCACCAGGCTTCCTGCCGGCTCACCGCCAGCCGCCGCAGCTCCATCCGAGGAAagcggagagggagagggagagggacagAGCCGCGGGAGCGCAGCAGCCCCAGCTCCGGCGCCACCAAGAACCAGTGAGGAATAATAATGGCGttctcggcggcggcggtggcgccgCGCCCCCATCGGCGGCCTCTTCTACGTTCGGCCTCGCGTCCGTGCGGCCCGTGGTGGAGGCACCCCAGTGGCGGTACCGTGAGTGCCTGCGCAACCACGCGGCGCGGCTTGGCGCGCACGTGCTCGACGGCTGCTGCGAGTTCATGCCGTCCGGGAGCGACGGGGCCGCCGCGCTGGCCTGCGCCGCCTGCGGCTGCCACCGCAGCTTCCACCGACGCGAGGCGATCCCCGGCGGCGTTGCCGCCGCGGCGGCGGTGGTATCGCCCTCGGCGGTGCCGGTGGTGACCCCCACAGCCCGCGCCAGCGCCAACTCGTCCCGTGTCATGCCGCTGCTCATGGCCCCGCCGCACATGCATACGCGCCCGCCGCACGTCCCGGCGTCCCCGGCGTCCGCGCCCGCCGCGCTGACCGAGTCGTCGAGCGAGGAGCTGCGAGGCCACGCGCCCGCGCAcccggccgcgccgccgccgccgccgccacacgCGCAGGTGGTGGCCCTAGCGGGGTCGGCTTCCGCTCCCCCGGCGCCGAGCAAGAAGCGTTTCCGGACCAAGTTCACGGCGGAGCAGAAGGACCGCATGCGCGAGTTCGCGCACCGCGTCGGCTGGCGCATCCACAAGCCCGACGCCGACGCCGTGGACGTCTTCTGCGCCCAGGTCGGCGTCTCCCGGCGCGTCCTCAAGGTGTGGATGCACAACAACAAGCACCTCGCCAAGGTCCCGCCCTCGCCCCCATCCTCCCAGGCCCAGGCCCAGGCCcagcccccgccgccgccgcagcagcatcgccaccacaaccaccaccCACCTCCACCTCCGCCGCACCACATCCACCATCACCaccacccgccgccgccgccgcagcaggAGCAGCAGCATGATATGCATGAGTGA
- the LOC103653966 gene encoding ATPase family AAA domain-containing protein 3C, with product MLRRLRLRLPGRAASAAAGAAAAMASLTNVAYADGLFRRQSAPSNPGDEDNLGASAFGRDPETLERMARALREINNSPLAKQVFELMRKQEETRLTELEVEKVQYAIYEKLRDIERMQKKAEDYRNSLQQEAQAKAQALRFEDELARKRMQTDHAAQRRQDAELVKMQEASALRREEARRATEQKILEEMIRTEKEKAEIDQETNRVKAIAEAEARVHEDKQSEEVVKRMLLERMKGEKEKWLTAINTTFSHIEGGFKALLTDRSKLMMGIGGVTALAAGVYTTREGARVTWSYINRILGQPSLIRESSMSKFPLPMSRLLKPSSASLSEGAGFEKVILHPSLKRRIEHLARATANTKSHGAPFRNMLFYGPPGTGKTLVAREMARKSGLDYAMMTGGDVAPLGSEAVTKIHQIFDWAKKSKKGMLVFIDEADAFLCERNSTHMSEAQRSALNALLFRTGDQSRDIVLVLATNRPGDLDAAITDRIDEVIEFPLPGEEERFQLLKLYLNQYILKEEGKGSSWSALFKKQQRKIQVNGISDDLLREAARKIDGFSGREIAKLVASVQAAVYGRPDCILDPQLFSEVVDYKVTEHHQRIKLASEGMV from the exons ATGCTGCGCCGCCTCCGCCTGCGCTTGCCGGGGAGGGCGGCGTCGGCTGCCGCCGGCGCGGCCGCTGCAATGGCGTCGCTCACCAACGTCGCCTACGCCGACGGCCTCTTCCGCCGCCAGTCCGCGCCGTCGAATCCAGGCGACGAGGACAATTTGGGAGCCTCCGCGTTCGGCCGCGATCCGGAGACCCTGGAGCGCATGGCCCGAGCGCTGCGGGAGATCAACAACTCACCGCTCGCCAAGCAG GTGTTTGAACTGATGCGGAAGCAGGAGGAGACGCGCCTCACTGAGCTGGAGGTCGAGAAGGTCCAATACGCCATCTATGAGAAGCTGAGGGACATC GAAAGGATGCAGAAAAAAGCTGAAGATTACAGAAATAGTTTGCAACAAGAAGCacaagcaaaagctcaagcattACGCTTTGAGGATGAATTAGCTAGAAAAAGAATGCAG ACAGATCATGCTGCACAGAGGCGACAGGATGCTGAACTCGTGAAGATGCAAGAGGCATCTGCCCTCAGGAGAGAAGAAGCTAGGCGTGCAACAGAACAGAAGATTTTGGAAGAAATGATACGTACTGAGAAGGAAAAGGCTGAAATAGATCAGGAAACAAACAGAGTTAAAGCTATAGCTGAAGCAGAAGCTCGTGTTCATGAAGACAAGCAATCAGAAGAAGTTGTTAAAAGAATGTTATTGGAACGCATGAAGGGTGAAAAGGAAAAGTGGCTCACTGCAATAAATACAACATTTTCGCACATTGAAG GTGGATTCAAAGCACTGTTAACTGATAGGAGCAAACTAATGATGGGTATTGGAGGAGTTACTGCACTGGCTGCTGGAGTTTATACTACTAG GGAAGGTGCGAGGGTTACATGGAGTTACATAAATAGAATCTTGGGTCAGCCTTCGCTGATCCGTGAGTCATCAATGTCAAAGTTCCCACTACCAATGTCTAGGCTACTCAAACCTAGTTCAGCATCTTTGTCGGAGGGAGCAGGCTTTGAGAAAGTTATCCTGCACCCTTCACTAAAGCGGAGGATTGAACATCTTGCACGAGCAACTGCAAATACGAAGTCTCATGGTGCACCATTCCGCAACATGCTGTTCTATGGACCTCCTGGAACTGGCAAAACTTTAGTAGCCAGGGAGATGGCTCGCAAATCT GGCCTGGACTATGCCATGATGACGGGAGGAGATGTTGCACCCTTAGGATCAGAGGCTGTTACCAAGATCCATCAAATATTTGACTGGGCTAAGAAGTCCAAAAAAGGCATGCTTGTTTTCATTGATGAAGCTGATGCATTCTTGTGCGA GCGTAACAGTACCCATATGAGCGAAGCTCAGCGGAGTGCTCTCAATGCATTATTGTTTCGAACTGGCGACCAGTCCAGGGATATTGTCCTTGTCCTGGCAACAAACAGACCGGGTGACCTTGATGCTGCTATCACTGACCGCATTGATGAAGTCATAGAGTTCCCCCTGCCTGGGGAGGAGGAGAGGTTTCAACTGCTCAAGCTATACTTGAACCAATATATACTCAAGGAAGAGGGCAAAGGATCTTCTTGGAGTGCATTATTCAAGAAGCAGCAGCGGAAGATTCAGGTCAATGGCATAAGCGATGATTTGCTCAGGGAAGCTGCAAGGAAGATCGACGGTTTCTCTGGCAGGGAGATTGCGAAGCTGGTGGCTAGTGTGCAAGCTGCTGTTTATGGGCGGCCTGACTGTATATTGGACCCCCAGTTATTTTCAGAGGTAGTTGACTACAAAGTGACTGAGCATCACCAACGCATCAAGCTTGCTTCAGAGGGTATGGTTTGA
- the LOC100274188 gene encoding chromatin modification-related protein MEAF6 isoform X1 codes for MDSGGGGGSGAHKAASGSAPSPAPNPTAMLSALMSKRAKLQEELRSIERQVYDMETTYLQETNQFGSVLKGFESFLSSSKNTSNLKRSRKFQADERLFSLSSVTSPAVDEHLAGRDDGREYGAGRSKGGSTPANGQGKPKKGGRPGGRDGKRLRPSNDPDLDDEDDY; via the exons ATGGATTCGGGAGGCGGAGGAGGGAGCGGCGCGCACAAGGCggcctcgggctccgcgccctcgCCGGCGCCTAACCCCACGGCGATGCTTTCGGCGCTCATGAGCAAGCGCGCCAAGCTCCAGGAGGAGCTCCGCTCCATCGAGCGCCAG GTTTATGATATGGAGACCACCTACCTACAGGAGACTAATCAATTTGGAAGTGTGCTGAAGGGTTTCGAATCTTTTTTGTCATCCTCAAAAAACACCTCTAA CCTTAAGCGCTCTCGGAAATTTCAGGCTGACGAGAGGTTATTCTCCCTGTCATCCGTTACTTCTCCAGCG GTTGATGAACATTTGGCTGGACGAGATG ATGGAAGAGAGTATGGAGCAGGTCGTTCTAAGGGTGGAAGCACCCCTGCGAACGGGCA AGGCAAACCGAAGAAGGGAGGGCGCCCTGGCGGGCGAGACGGCAAGAGACTACGGCCGTCGAATGACCCAGACCTGGACGACGAAGATGACTACTAA